The Oncorhynchus nerka isolate Pitt River linkage group LG5, Oner_Uvic_2.0, whole genome shotgun sequence nucleotide sequence AAAAGTCTCAATCATTAATGAGTGTTGCTGGATGGAGGTGctgatgtctgtgtgtgagtaGCAGTGTGATATAGCGGTTTGATATAGAAATGCACTTAGTAAGAAATGGACACTTGTGCTAAATTGCTAGCCATGCTAACACTTACATTGTATAGCGCAATGTACGTCAATGCTGTAGTGTGTTCTGCCTCACTGTGTGAGAGTGGGTTGGTCCTACTCACCCTTGACgtggtctccctctccctcagggaTGCCCACGTACACCATAACGTTGACGGCATCAGACACATCCAGATGCAGGTTGGTGGTGCCAACACTCCGGTCTTCTGTCTCCATCAGAcctgagagggaggaagacaggacaAAGCCGGATGATAGTGGCAAGAAAGAGATGGGGTTGTGATAAATGGAAAGAAGGAGAGACCAAAATCAGAGATGCTGCCATTGGAGCTACTGCTAACTAGCTATCTATTGACCAGCTATGGGATCCCAGTGTTAGTCTGTCGGGTTTCTCTCACCATAAGCATTATACATCTTAGGCCCCAGGTCTGGCCTGACAAAGAAGTTGGGCAGGCGGGAGGCCAGGTTCAGACGGCCGTCTCTCTTAGTGTACTCTGGGAGGGGGAGGTTGTCCATTAGGTCATCAAACCGTGTGGGCATCATGTCTCTGAAGTCTTCTCcaggaggccagtccttcagctTCAAAACCATGGGCTGACCATCACTACCCTTCAGACGCTCTGGAAAGAGAGTGaaatgagtgagtgaatgagtcaGTGAATAAATGGATGAACGAATTAATGATCCTGTTACTTACTGGAGATGATCTGGAAGCCGTCCCAGAAGTCTCGAACCTTGACGTCAGAGATGATGGCACAGTTCCGACAGTTGACcaggtcaacatcctggtccccaAACTCCTCGCTGAAGGCCTCAGGCCGCCACAGAGCCCCCTTCAGACGCTTATGGATACCAGACACCAGCACCGGCTAGAGGGGGGAAAGGGTTCAAACAATCAGCTTCTCTCACACTGCACATCCCCCTCTTCCCAACTAATCTATTACATGGCATggcgtaacaatgtacatattgccgaAGTGCGCCTCCTTTGCTCTTTGAAATAAAATAACTCCATACccacaaacctctctctcatttgcgtacatccctgttagtgacaaTTTCTCATTTTGCCACGATAATTCATCCACccaacaggtgtggcatatcaagaaaatgattaaacagcatgatcattacacaggtgcaccttgtgctggggacaataaaacaccacattaaaatgtgcagttgtcacagaacacaatgccacagatgtctcaagttttgaagatGCGTCCAATTGGCAtgcagactgcaggaatgtccaccagagctgttgccagagaacctaaattgttcatttctctaccataagctgaatccaacataattttagagaatttggaaccttcacagggaagctcatctgcatgctcgttgtCTGTTAAGTTCATGTTTTAAGTATCCCAATATTTGTATTTACGGGGCTATCACTCAGTCAAGAGTGCGCATGCGCAGGAAGTCTAGTCGTTGATGGACCTAGCCTTGAGTGTAATAGCGACCTTTGAGGGTGTTCATACGGTATAGTAAACTTTGTTAAACTGGAACCTTGTCGCTGTGTCATTTAGAGTTAACATTGTTCACAAGGTTCTTGGCCAGACTACGGTTcggcatcgtaaccgacttcagagGGCAAATGCTCCAcatcgatggccactggcatgctggagaagtgtggtcTTCCCGGTTTTAATGGTACCAAGCAGATGGCATGTATGGGGacatgtatggcgttgtgtgggtgagagGTTTGCTGATTTCAACGCTGTGAACAGAGCAGGGTTATGATATGGACAGCCAACACaaatgcattttatcgatggcaatttgaatgaacagagataccgtgatgagatcgtGAGGCccttcatccgccaccatcacctcatgtttcagcatgataatgcacggccccatgtcgcaaggatctgtacacaataccTGGAAGCTGACAATGTCCCATAAATCACCATACATCAATTGagcatgtacgacagcgtgttccagttcccaccaatatccagaaattttgcacagccattgaagagaagtgggacagcattccacaggccacaaatcaacagcctgatcaactttgcgaaaggagatgtgtcacgctgcatgaggtaGTATGACACACCACCACATATTACTCACaccaccaatactactaccactacatatTACTCACACCACCAATACTACTTCCACCATCAATTATACTACCACCACATATTActcacaccactaccaccatcaccatcaatTCTACTACCACCACATAGTactcacaccatcaccaccaataCTACATATTACTCACACCACCATGATCAATACTACTGCCACCAtcaatactactaccaccaccatcatcaatactactaccaccacataTTACTCACACAACCACCAtcaatactactaccaccacataTTACTCACACCATCaaaactactaccaccaccacatattactcacaccaccaccatcaatattactaccaccactactactaacaccACCAATACTACATATTACTCACACCACCAAtactacatacagtggggcaaaaaagtatttagtcagccaccaattgtgcaagttctcccacttaaaaagatgagaggcctgtaattttcatcataggtacacttcaactatgacagacaaaattagaagaaaaaaaatccagaaaatcacattgtaggatttgtaatgcatttatttgcaaattatggtggaaaataagtatttggtcacctacaaacaagcaagatttctggctctcacagacctgtaacttcttctttaagaggcttctctgtcctccactcgttacctgtattaatggcacctgtttgaacttgttatcagtatgaaagacacctgttcacaacctcagtcacactcacactccaaactccactatggccaagaccaaagagctgtcaaaggacaccagaaacaaaattgtagacctgcaccaggctaaATCTGGAAGActaaatctgcaataggtaagcagcttggtttgaggaaatcaactgtgggagcaattattaggaaatggaagacatacaagaccactgataatctccctcgatctggggctccacgcaagatctcaccccgtggggtcaaaatgatcacaagaacggtaagcaaaaattccagaaccacacggggggacctagtgaatgacctgcagagagctgggaccaaagtaacaaagcctaccatcagtaacacactacgccgccagggactcaaatcctgcagtgccagacgtgtccccctgcttaagccagtacatgtccaggcccgtctgaagtttgctagagagcatttggatgatccaggagaagattgggagaatgtcatatggtcagatgaaaccaaaatataactttttggtaaaaactcaactcgtcgtgtttggaggacaaagaatgctgagttgcatccaaagagcACCATAcctctactgtgaagcatgggggtggaaacatgctttggggctgtttttctgcaaagggaccaggacaactgatccttgtaaaggaaagaattaatggggccatgtatcgtgagattttgagtgaaaacctccttccatcagcaagggcattgaagatgaaacgtggcagggtctttcagcatgacaatgatcccaaacacaccgcccgggcaacgaaggagttggcttcgtaagaagcatttcaaggtcctggagtggcatagccagtctccagatctcaaccccatagaaaatctttgtagggagttgaaagtccgtgttgcccagcaacagccccaaaacatcactgctcctagaggagatctgcatggaggaatgggccaaaataccagcaagtgtgtgaagacttacagaaaacgtttgacctctgtcattgccaacaaagggtatataacaaagtattgagataaacttttgttattgaccaaatacttattttccaccataatttgcaaataaattaattttaaaaatcctacaatgtgattatctggattttttcctcattttttctgtcacagttgaagtgtacccatgatgaaaattacttacatttttaagtgggagaacttgcacaattggtggctgacgaaatacttttttgccccactgtaatatatatatccaaaaatgtcatatcggtgcatcactactaCATATTACACACACCATATTACTACAAACtcttctctaccccctcccccccaGAAAGGTCTCTCTCACCTGGCCCTGTTTCCAACACTCTCTGAAGATCTTCCAGTTGTTGGTGTTGGAAGGGTCCTGCAGGCAGAGCAGGCGTCCGTCACAGAGCCAGGAGTGGGAGGTGTGGGGGTCTAGCACGCTGAGGCCCATAACCCCGTCCCTACGGCCAACCCCGCCTAGCTCACTGCCGCCCTCCCCCAAACGACGGCCCTCCGCCTTCTTGGTCTCCACCACCGAGGCGATGATATGGTCCAGGAAGTTAGGCAGGCTGCCCTTCAACTTGTCCccctgatggaggaggaggaggggttagacaCAGTGCACAatatagtgcacaatatagggcatagggtgccatttgggacacaaactaGAACTCTGTGTAGATTCTATGAATTCTGGAATGGCCCTTTAATATGAGCATTCTGAATTATCTTAGTTACTGTGGTAAGCTGACAGACACTCACAGCTACTGAGGTGGAGAAGACAGATGGGAAGGTTACTCCAGAGTCTCCGGGGCCCTGGGGGAGCCTCCCGGGTCCAGAGTTGAGCAGGTCTCGGAGGCTGGAGCCCTCTGGTTTGGGCTGGCTGTTGCTGGAGCCCAGCAGCAGGCTGTTGAACAGTTTAGGACTGGAGGAGGAAGACGAAGGCTTGGACAGGGCACTGAACGAGTCCAGGCCAAAGGGAGAGCGTGTGTCCCGGCCCATCACAAGGCGCATCGACCCATAATCTGGAGGGGTGGACAGGAGACAAGGTTAGAAGATGGTTAGATACCTCACAGATCATCTCATATTAAATACATGTACAATAAATGTCGAGAGTACCGTCCAGAATAtgacatagaactgagagtacaGAGAGATAAGATGGAGTCACCTTTTGTGTCCTCCACCTTGGCTTTCTGAGTGGCAAGGTCTGCCAACCAGTGCAAGGCGGTGGAGTTTCCCTCACCCGTGGAGGGGCGAGGGTCTTTGGGGGTGGGGGTCTGGGCAGGGTTTGGGGTGGCGCTGGTATGGTTGGCCCCATTAGTAtcaaccccccctcctcccccttctgacGTTGTGGTGGAAGTAGGCTCTGTTTTGACCACTGTCATCTCCGCCCCCTCTGGCTTAGGAGTGGTTGAACCCGCTGGACCCCCGCCACCTGTGATTGGTCCACTACCACTGCTCCCCGTGCTGGAAGAGACAGCAGACTGCTGGGACATCAAAAAGGAAATATTAGCATTATACTGTATACTAATAATGCCCCATGACAACCAACACGTAAAACAAGTGAGAACTATGTACAGtgcttttggaaagtattcagacccctcgacttttcccacattttgctacagccttattctaaaatggatgaaattgtctgaggtcctgtgcgctctggagcaggttttaatcaaggatctctggACTtaagctgccaccaccatgattcaccgtagggatggtgccatgtttcctcaaTACGTGacacttagcattcaggccagatttcaatcttggtttcatcagaccagagactcttgtttctcatgatcggagggtcctttaggtgccttttggcaaactccaagggggGTGTCATGtgaggagttgcttccgtctggccattcttCTCTGATCGTTGAGTTTGGCAAGGCTgccgccagctctaggaagagtcttggtggttccaaacttcttccatttatgaatgatggaggccactgtgttcttggggatcttcaatgctgcagacattttttggtacccttcaccagatctgtgcctcgtcacaatcctgactcggagctctacagacaattcctttgatctcATTGCtgggtttctgctctgacatgcactttcaactgttggaccttatatagacagttgtgagCCTTaacaaataatgtccaatcaattgaatttaccacaggtggactccattcaagttgtcgaaacatctcaaggatgatcaatggaaacaggatgcacctgagctcaatttcaagtctcagagcaaatggtctgaatacttatgtaaataaagtatgttTTGTGTGGTATTTTTTTAATAactttgcaaaaaattctaaaaacctgttttcactttgtcattatgggaaattgggtgtagattggtgaggaaaacatgtaattaaatccattttagaataagtctgtaacgtaacaaaatatggaaaaagtaaaggggtctgaatactttccgaatgcgctgtatagATGTATAAATGTTATACATCTTCTGTCTCTTGGTACAACATTAGAAAAAACAAAGATGCAGCACCTGTGAGATGCCATTGGGGGCGCTAGGGCGCACTAGGGGCCTGTGGTGCCGGCTGGTGCAGGGGCAGTTTGCCTTGATGCCCCATTTGCCCCTGGCTGAGTGCACCATATCCCCTATGTTATAGAGAGCtgtgggagagagaacagagagaagtcAACATGGGATGAATTAATGAGAAAGATACAACACATGTTGGATGTCAAGTTCGGGCTGGGAGTTTTTCCAGACAATGTGAcatgggcccgtatccacaaagcatattAGAGAAagaatgctgatctaggatcaggtcctccctgtccataatCTGATTCATAAAAGggaaaaactgatcctagatcagtagtcttattctaaaaaacATTTATGGACCCGAAGCAGGAAAGACTCCAGGCCCTAGTTCAAAGCTCCTATAGTTATGATGATGTTACCAGTTCCAGGTATGATCTGTGTGGGCATGAGGTTCTGAGGCTCGTGTCTCTGGCCCTTTACACACTTCAACCAGGAGAACACCTCGTCATCAGGCCCCTCATCCACCTCTGAGAGACAAAACATGTGATGGAAGATtaatttatacacacacactcccttcaGCTCAATCTTCACTTCTTCAAAAACATAATCACTGAAAGAAAGAGCAGTCCAGGCCAATCACTGTACGTAGTCGAACTGGACAATACCATGCCCCAGTCCGTCCCTGTGTGTGGAGTCACCATAGAGATCCCACAATccacaatgcaaaatgttataaAGACTCCAGGATGTAATTCTGACTCTCACCCTCCATAGGGCGGTTCCTGCGTTGCCGGTAGCAGTCCAGGCACACCCCGAAGCCACACTTCCTGCAGACCCAGTGGATGTTGAAGACGGTGGTCTCACATACGTCGCACATCTCCCTGACACCGCGCACCGCACGCTTCCACGCCACTTTCTCTGtagaagaagagacagacagacacaaggtACGCACAAGTCACCTCACTGAAACCAATGCAAAACAGCAGGGGTTTATTTATTAatgcacactgtagcaaaacacTTTGCAACGGAAAACGAGGGTTTCAATTgcacaaattcaggtaggtccctccctgtTTGCTTCCTAGTGAATCCACTGCAGCAGTGTGCCTGCCCAGTCATGTCAACAGTCACAGAGATCTTGGTTTGAACAATAAAGAAGTGATGGGGATAAAATAATGAGACAAACACACACCGACATTAAAAATACATGgctacataaactgaacaagtgtCAGACTACTCACGGTGTGGCTCAACCATCATCATGGCCTCCTTCTCAGACATGACGAGCTGACAGAACTGGTCTCCCACGTTGGCCAGGATGTACTTGGAGGTGTCCAGGTCCAGGCCCTCCTGTACGGACGGCGAGGGAAGCCACAGTCCCATGGCCATGGCATCGCTCTGCTGGGGGCTCAGGAAGCCCTCCACACGCAGAATGCCCTTACGTGTGAATGCCAGCCTGGGTAGGGGGAAAAGGTTTAAAGTTCGATGAGTGCAGACGAGTGTGTAGAAAACGTTTGAGATGACGGTGGTTGATGAAATGACTGATATACCTTATTGTAGCATTACATGGAAGAGGATACACCTCACAacccatctctcacacacacatgtaccTGCGGAAGTGGAAGAAGCGGCAGGCCACGTTGGGGTCGTCGTCGTCAGGCTCCTGCTCCCGGTACTTCCTGTAGCGCTCCATGCGACACTCGCGACACTTGTGGAGGTGGGGCGCCACGTTGATACAGGAACCGTCCTGCAGGAATGACTCTCCTGACTGCTTCAGACGACGCACTTTAGTCACGTCCTTCAGCACTGACTGGCCCACTGGACGACACAAAGGACCAAAGAGTACCTTACATCATGAAGGGCTACAAAACCATGCAATGACAACCTATTCATGAGTGCAGGAAGGGGTAGTCCAAACAACAACTTTACCATCAATCTTGTTAAAAGGCagactcagcgatatgacgtagatgcagtaAGTAAACAtcatagtgggtcaatttccacaacaactaagagcgttgaagcggGAGGCTCAACTCCTCTGCCGTTTTGGTTCCCTGGCTACCACTCTAAACGGCGTGAAGCGATCCCGCGCACAGAtactgtgtgagactgtgtgtcaGTGAAGTCTTAtctcgctcatctcaatatctgcggTGCTGCTCGTGGCAACATCATTTCAGTCTACCTATTAATGTTTCATGATCCTGACCAAAATGGAATGATATTGATGACTGACATGTTACGCGCATGATGGAGAATCTCATTTACATACTGCTAATATCCTGAGGCTCCAGGTCTTACCTTTGAAGGGCTTGTTGCGAGGCCGGCTCTTGGCCACCCCGGGCCCTTTACCCTTCTGCAGCAGCATGGCTCCCTCCTTGACGGGCCCCACGAGGCCCCCAGGTGCATGGCCCCTCTCCAGACCCTCCTCTGTCTCACTTAGGTCCGACAGGTCGCTGTTGTCGCTGGAGTCAGAGTCACGTTTAGATGCCTGACCTCGCTCCTCCAGGGCAAACTTTTGGgcctggccctggtcaaaaggcaTGGGTACATTCTCACCACTCCCTCCGGCGACTGCACTCCCAAACATGGGGAAGCCTGAGGTGGAGCTGGGTCGGTCATCCAGAGAACCACCCTCAGCTGAGGAGCCCTGATCTCCTGTGGAGGAACTCTCCTTGGGCTTGGAGGAGGTGACTGACTGGGGCCTCTGGGTGAAGCCAGGGGCTGgggaggaagaactggaggcagcGGCAGCTGAGAGGGAGACGAAGGGGGAAGACAGAATGCCCTTGGGCAGCTCGACCATAGTGAACAGGTTGGATTTGCTCTCCGAAGCTGAAGACGGGCCCAGGGTCTCAGGCTCCAGAGGGGCTGGTTTGCCACTGAAGGGACTGTGGGAGAGCTTCTCCCCGTAGGCCAGGAAGGGGTTGGAGGGCTCCTTGGAGCCCTGGAGGAACAGGTTCTGGTGGCTATCTGTCTTGGTGCCGAAGCCGCCCACCGCGACACCGTTAGTGCCACTCCTGTTGTTAGCACCACCCAGAGCTGGGGTGTCCATCGCCCCCATGACCAGACCAGAACACCTCATCCCCCCAGAGCCACTGCTGAAGGAAGGTGAGAGTTTGTCCCCTGCAAAATTCCTGTTGAGCACTCCGTTGCCTGCCGATTGGGTCTCAGGCACTTTGGACTGCTCTTTGAGAGAAGCTGTAGCTGAGCTAAACAGGCCAGCTGATGCCGGGGCCAGAACAGAGGGCTTGAACAGGCTAGGAGGCTTCTTACTCAAGCTCTCTGACACTGCTGTGAAGTAGTTGGTGTCCTTAGACTGGCTCTGACCTGGAGTCTGGTTCTGGTTAGGACCACCAGGGTTCTGGCCAGTCTTCTGACCCGTCATACACTGGAAGAATAAGTTCTGGTCTTGCTGCTTCGGTTGGGCCTTGTTGTTCTTGCTGCCTCCAAAGGCAAATCCGAAGGGTCTAGAGGAGTCCTGGGAGGCTGACGGTGTGTTGGAGGAAGCGCTGGTCTTGGAGCTCACCTCTCCGAACACGGAAGCCCCAGCAGGCTTGGACTGGGGAAGCCGGAACCCAGCCGCAGCCAGGATGGGAGTCTTAGAGCCCTGAAGAGCAGGAGGAAGAAATACAGGATATTAGTCACAGAACAATGATGGTTAGTAATTACTATGAAAGGTATAAGACCAAGGTCATGTAAAGTGTTACTAACTCACCTCCGACTGGTTGGTTGTTCCTTTCCAGACAGGGGGTTTGGGGCTGAAGccaagggaggcagagagagccaCGCTGGGGGCACTGGCTTGAGATGGGGATGAGATGGTCACCGGGCCTGGGGAGACTAGGGCAGCCATCTTGGTGTTGGTAGACTGGgatggctcttctctctctaggGTGGGTCCTGCTGGGGAGGGCTTTGGGGCCAAAGCTCCAGGGACCAGGCTGGGCATCTGGcccagagaggggaaggaagtgttggagaagggggagggggctTGTTTGAGggggggtggagtgggggtgactGTGGTGGTGGAGTCAGCAGACCCTTGTCTGTCTTGTGTGGAGAGGGCACGTCCGTTCTCCTTGGTGTAGCGAGGCAGAGTGTTTGATTGGTCCATCTGGGAGGAAGTGCTGTTCGGGGAGGCGTAAACCTGTGTGACTTCAGAGGAACTGCTGTTCACTCTGCGTCCTCCTCCTGCTAACTCTGCTCCCCATGTCACCATCCCCTCTTCAGAGGCCTTGGTGGAGCCGCTCCCGTTCTGTCCGTCTGCGGCTCCCTCTCCCGAACCCTTAAAGCGCTTCAGGGTCATGTCCTCCTCGCCCTCCGAGGCTGTCCTCCGTCTACGGCCGCTCTCGCCCTTCCCTCCGTCGCTCTCCTTCCTCCGTCGAGCATTCTTCCCTTTCTGACCGAGGAGAGATCAATGTAAAGGGATTAGATAAGGGTGTGCAGAACAATTACCCAAGTCAACCAAAAAATGTAATCCTTTAAAACAAAAATGGGACTGTATCCTTCATCTAACTTACCTCATCAAAGTGATCTTCAGCCAGCATCACATGTATTACCCGGGGATCCACCACCTGAGTCTCCTCTCCCTAGAAAATCACATCTGGCACATTAACAGCACGTAGCTAACTACTATCAACACATCTGGCACATTAACAGCACGTAGCTAACTACTATCAACACATCTGTTACATTAACAGCACGTAGCTAACTACTATCAACATATCTGTTACATTAACAGCACGTAGCTAACTACTATCAACACATCTGGCACATTAACAGCACGTAGCTAACTACTATCAACACATCTGTTACATTAACAGCACGTAGCTAACTACTATCAACACATCTGTTACATTAACAACACATCCAAAGAGGGAATAGTAAAAGCAAatccaggcagtgtgtgtgtgtgtgtgtacctggtccaTGGTGATCTCCATGATGTGTGATTTGGGGTCGTGCCGAGAGACCAAGCCCAGGGCCCAGTGCTCCTCAAACTCACACTGGTACACCTGAACCTTCCGGCCCTGGACGGTGTAGGAGCCTGGAGACACACCAGCAGGACAAGGGTTAAAGTCTCCTACACCTAGAGCAGTGTGCCAGAAGGATATTATGGTGGGACTGAAAAGTGGGACGAGAGAACAGTACTGAGGAGTAGAGGCTAGCAAAGCCCAGTATTGAAGAGTAGAGGCTAGCAAAGCCCAGTATTGAAGAGTAGAGGC carries:
- the LOC115129319 gene encoding lysine-specific demethylase 3B-like isoform X3, whose amino-acid sequence is MGDSLELIGKRLLLLLSDGRSAAGPEAEQSTWTRDWLRGTVRAVSVIGLASPGVEVSGGEATTTAAAGLTVFVEFEDCAWRRRSWVQVYGEEVRAVLVESAIVWANCSQPKQNHPAAGVTSGTAWPALAFRCLVDRVGLGSLVPVEFFGSRTLDFLPDGNSLQRFETAKDVRHSLLLEQPSLQAAVSSWHSDFELQEILRKGSYTVQGRKVQVYQCEFEEHWALGLVSRHDPKSHIMEITMDQGEETQVVDPRVIHVMLAEDHFDEKGKNARRRKESDGGKGESGRRRRTASEGEEDMTLKRFKGSGEGAADGQNGSGSTKASEEGMVTWGAELAGGGRRVNSSSSEVTQVYASPNSTSSQMDQSNTLPRYTKENGRALSTQDRQGSADSTTTVTPTPPPLKQAPSPFSNTSFPSLGQMPSLVPGALAPKPSPAGPTLEREEPSQSTNTKMAALVSPGPVTISSPSQASAPSVALSASLGFSPKPPVWKGTTNQSEGSKTPILAAAGFRLPQSKPAGASVFGEVSSKTSASSNTPSASQDSSRPFGFAFGGSKNNKAQPKQQDQNLFFQCMTGQKTGQNPGGPNQNQTPGQSQSKDTNYFTAVSESLSKKPPSLFKPSVLAPASAGLFSSATASLKEQSKVPETQSAGNGVLNRNFAGDKLSPSFSSGSGGMRCSGLVMGAMDTPALGGANNRSGTNGVAVGGFGTKTDSHQNLFLQGSKEPSNPFLAYGEKLSHSPFSGKPAPLEPETLGPSSASESKSNLFTMVELPKGILSSPFVSLSAAAASSSSSPAPGFTQRPQSVTSSKPKESSSTGDQGSSAEGGSLDDRPSSTSGFPMFGSAVAGGSGENVPMPFDQGQAQKFALEERGQASKRDSDSSDNSDLSDLSETEEGLERGHAPGGLVGPVKEGAMLLQKGKGPGVAKSRPRNKPFKVGQSVLKDVTKVRRLKQSGESFLQDGSCINVAPHLHKCRECRMERYRKYREQEPDDDDPNVACRFFHFRRLAFTRKGILRVEGFLSPQQSDAMAMGLWLPSPSVQEGLDLDTSKYILANVGDQFCQLVMSEKEAMMMVEPHQKVAWKRAVRGVREMCDVCETTVFNIHWVCRKCGFGVCLDCYRQRRNRPMEEVDEGPDDEVFSWLKCVKGQRHEPQNLMPTQIIPGTALYNIGDMVHSARGKWGIKANCPCTSRHHRPLVRPSAPNGISQQSAVSSSTGSSGSGPITGGGGPAGSTTPKPEGAEMTVVKTEPTSTTTSEGGGGGVDTNGANHTSATPNPAQTPTPKDPRPSTGEGNSTALHWLADLATQKAKVEDTKDYGSMRLVMGRDTRSPFGLDSFSALSKPSSSSSSPKLFNSLLLGSSNSQPKPEGSSLRDLLNSGPGRLPQGPGDSGVTFPSVFSTSVAGDKLKGSLPNFLDHIIASVVETKKAEGRRLGEGGSELGGVGRRDGVMGLSVLDPHTSHSWLCDGRLLCLQDPSNTNNWKIFRECWKQGQPVLVSGIHKRLKGALWRPEAFSEEFGDQDVDLVNCRNCAIISDVKVRDFWDGFQIISKRLKGSDGQPMVLKLKDWPPGEDFRDMMPTRFDDLMDNLPLPEYTKRDGRLNLASRLPNFFVRPDLGPKMYNAYGLMETEDRSVGTTNLHLDVSDAVNVMVYVGIPEGEGDHVKEVMTTIEEGDVDEMTKRRVYEAKEKPGALWHIYSAKDAEKIRELLRKVGEEQGQENPPDHDPIHDQSWYLDGVLRRRLYEEYGVQGWAIVQFLGDAVFIPAGAPHQVHNLYSCIKVAEDFVSPEHVKHCFRLTQEFRHLSTTHSNHEDKLQVKNIIYHAVKDAVGTLRAHEPKLARS
- the LOC115129319 gene encoding lysine-specific demethylase 3B-like isoform X1, with protein sequence MGDSLELIGKRLLLLLSDGRSAAGPEAEQSTWTRDWLRGTVRAVSVIGLASPGVEVSGGEATTTAAAGLTVFVEFEDCAWRRRSWVQVYGEEVRAVLVESAIVWANCSQPKQNHPAAGVTSGTAWPALAFRCLVDRVGLGSLVPVEFFGSRTLDFLPDGNSLQRFETAKDVRHSLLLEQPSLQAAVSSWHSDFELQEILRKGSYTVQGRKVQVYQCEFEEHWALGLVSRHDPKSHIMEITMDQGEETQVVDPRVIHVMLAEDHFDEKGKNARRRKESDGGKGESGRRRRTASEGEEDMTLKRFKGSGEGAADGQNGSGSTKASEEGMVTWGAELAGGGRRVNSSSSEVTQVYASPNSTSSQMDQSNTLPRYTKENGRALSTQDRQGSADSTTTVTPTPPPLKQAPSPFSNTSFPSLGQMPSLVPGALAPKPSPAGPTLEREEPSQSTNTKMAALVSPGPVTISSPSQASAPSVALSASLGFSPKPPVWKGTTNQSEGSKTPILAAAGFRLPQSKPAGASVFGEVSSKTSASSNTPSASQDSSRPFGFAFGGSKNNKAQPKQQDQNLFFQCMTGQKTGQNPGGPNQNQTPGQSQSKDTNYFTAVSESLSKKPPSLFKPSVLAPASAGLFSSATASLKEQSKVPETQSAGNGVLNRNFAGDKLSPSFSSGSGGMRCSGLVMGAMDTPALGGANNRSGTNGVAVGGFGTKTDSHQNLFLQGSKEPSNPFLAYGEKLSHSPFSGKPAPLEPETLGPSSASESKSNLFTMVELPKGILSSPFVSLSAAAASSSSSPAPGFTQRPQSVTSSKPKESSSTGDQGSSAEGGSLDDRPSSTSGFPMFGSAVAGGSGENVPMPFDQGQAQKFALEERGQASKRDSDSSDNSDLSDLSETEEGLERGHAPGGLVGPVKEGAMLLQKGKGPGVAKSRPRNKPFKVGQSVLKDVTKVRRLKQSGESFLQDGSCINVAPHLHKCRECRMERYRKYREQEPDDDDPNVACRFFHFRRLAFTRKGILRVEGFLSPQQSDAMAMGLWLPSPSVQEGLDLDTSKYILANVGDQFCQLVMSEKEAMMMVEPHQKVAWKRAVRGVREMCDVCETTVFNIHWVCRKCGFGVCLDCYRQRRNRPMEEVDEGPDDEVFSWLKCVKGQRHEPQNLMPTQIIPGTALYNIGDMVHSARGKWGIKANCPCTSRHHRPLVRPSAPNGISQQSAVSSSTGSSGSGPITGGGGPAGSTTPKPEGAEMTVVKTEPTSTTTSEGGGGGVDTNGANHTSATPNPAQTPTPKDPRPSTGEGNSTALHWLADLATQKAKVEDTKDYGSMRLVMGRDTRSPFGLDSFSALSKPSSSSSSPKLFNSLLLGSSNSQPKPEGSSLRDLLNSGPGRLPQGPGDSGVTFPSVFSTSVAGDKLKGSLPNFLDHIIASVVETKKAEGRRLGEGGSELGGVGRRDGVMGLSVLDPHTSHSWLCDGRLLCLQDPSNTNNWKIFRECWKQGQPVLVSGIHKRLKGALWRPEAFSEEFGDQDVDLVNCRNCAIISDVKVRDFWDGFQIISKRLKGSDGQPMVLKLKDWPPGEDFRDMMPTRFDDLMDNLPLPEYTKRDGRLNLASRLPNFFVRPDLGPKMYNAYGLMETEDRSVGTTNLHLDVSDAVNVMVYVGIPEGEGDHVKEMDIAGCKEVMTTIEEGDVDEMTKRRVYEAKEKPGALWHIYSAKDAEKIRELLRKVGEEQGQENPPDHDPIHDQSWYLDGVLRRRLYEEYGVQGWAIVQFLGDAVFIPAGAPHQVHNLYSCIKVAEDFVSPEHVKHCFRLTQEFRHLSTTHSNHEDKLQVKNIIYHAVKDAVGTLRAHEPKLARS